A stretch of DNA from Spirosoma endbachense:
ATCACCGTCCGTAATATTGTTAACAAGAGCCCCAAACCAATTGACAGCTGCATTATACCCAGCTGATGGGTTATCTTATAGCACTGACTTGACCTCAGGAGCGAGCAAAGTCTTCAACCAGGATGGAACACTCTTGTTTTTATCCAGGATGTATTCTTCCTGCATTGAAAACCCTACCGGCGAACCGTTATTGAACGTCTGTGCCTTTAATGTTAGGGTTCGATCAAGTAGACTCGGTTCAGTATAAGCCCTGCTGCCAAGAGTGGGGTCTGTCCCATCAAGCGTATAATGTATGTCCCCGCCACGTGCGTCGGGCAGTAAGACTACGTTTAACGTTTTTCCAAAGGTTCCACTCCGCGGTTTGGCACGTGTCATAGTATGCCCAAAAATGTCCATGGGAAAGTTTTTGAAACCTATTTTTAGGGCAGGAGAGGAATCCTGCACTCGATAATCCTCGTTTTCAGGACTGCAAAAACCGGATTTGTAATTAGCGAATGGTTATCGTAGCCCGCTTGCTGCCATTGCTCATAGGTCTTATCAGTTGTCATGCGAGGAACCTATACGTTTGCATTGTAATAAAGGTTGCTGTCAATTTTTTCACTCCATCGCATGTTAACCGGCATACGGATTGGTTTGAAGAAAGTTTCAGTTGTATCGTCGGGTCCAGCATATTGGCTTTGTGCTCCCTGTTGGCGCAAGCCAGTCGAAAATTCTGGGCATCGAACAGCCGCGGCCGACTGCCCACTATCGGCATAGAGAAACAAGCCCTAAAGGTTAATTTTGGCCGACTACAGCAGTATGCACAACACCTCAAACTCAAACAAGGTCGCTATTCAGCTATTTGAGGTTTGTTTTTTGAAGACTGACCCTTCTAATAAACTGGCTCTTCCGTACTTTGTGTGGTGGACTAAGTGTTCAGCCTACATGAGTACTGAACTTGCATTTTCTGTTTATCGGCCCAATAAACAAACTGGACAGACTATTTATCGGCTACGGACAAGCCTGGTTACAGATTATTTGATCAACGAGTTGGCTAATTCAGGAATTCAGTCAATCAACGGTTAAGCGAAAGTCTTGTAACCATGATATTCCCGCGTCCAGTGCCAGGCTCCGACGGCAGCAATAAAGCAGAAAGCAAAATATTCGACGCCAACAAACTTCACGCCTTTTACAAAATACATGTAAGTCAGAATGGCATCTACGCCCAACCAGACATACCAGCATTCTACGCGCTTTTCAATCATTAAAAACGTTGCGACAATGCTCATGACGGTTGTGAACGAATCGAGGTAGGGGAAGGCACTGGGCTTGCTGAATAGTACGGGAAACCATTCGTGCAGGTTGCTGGCAAAAGTGCCAAGTAGCGCGGTTGCAATGATACCAGCCAGCGTCCATATGAGGAATTGTCGGGCAGGCATTCGACTAATACGAAGCTCCTGTTTCGTATCCGCTTCATTTTGTTTCGGGTGGGTCCATCGCCACCAGCCCTGTAGATTGGTGATGAAGAAAAACACCTGCAAAAACATATCGGGATATAATTGAACCTGATAAAACAGGAAGAAAAACAGGAAGACACTAACCGCACCAATCGGCCAGCTCCAGATGTTGGCCCTCGCTGATAACCAGACGGCTACCGCACCGCTAACCGCTCCGAAGAACTCAAGATAGCTCATCGAATAACCCCAGAGCGTAAAGAAAATCGTATTGATATCGAAAAAATCAGCCATGAATGGAAGTAATCGGCGGGAAATCTTACCTTTCTGCGAAAGTACGGATTAACCATTTATCTCAACCCTACTTATGCAACGTATTGCCATGCTCGGTGGTGGCTTCATTGGCCGCTTCTATGCCGAATCCATTCACGGACAACGTAGCCGCGACAAAGTTGTAGCTATTTATGCCCGTCGGGAGGAAACGGCTAAAAAATTTGCTGATGACTATGGATGCGACTTCGCTTCGACCAATATGGAAGAGGTGATTGCCCATCCTGATGTCGATATGGTTTGCATTGCCCTTCCTAACAACATTCATGAAACCGCTGTAAATCTGTGTGCAAAACACAAAAAATCGGTAGTATGTACAAAGCCACTTGGCCGGAATGCCGAAGAAGCCCTGCGAATGATGCAGACAGCCGAAGAAGCGGGCATTTTTGCGGGCTACCTCGAAGATTTGTGTTACACGCCCAAATTCCTGAAAGCAATAGACAGCGTTAAAAATGGCGCACTGGGCCGGATTCTCTGGGCAAAGTCGCGCGAAACCCACCCTGGGCCACATTCTGACTGGTTCTGGGATAAGGAACAGGCGGGGGGGGGGTGTATGCTCGATCTGGGTTGCCACTGTGTTGAAATTGCCCGGAATTTTATCGGTAAAGATGTAAAACCGGTCGAAGTAATGTGCTGGGCTGCCACACAGGTAAAACCCATTGATGCTGAAGACCACGCAATTGCGCTGGTAAAATACGAAAATGGCGCAATTGGGCAGTTTGAAGTAAGCTGGACGTTCCGGGGGGGGATGGATCTTCGCGATGAGGTGATGGGTACCGAAGGAACGATCTGGATAAATAACTTTCTACGAACGGGTTTCGAAATGTTCACAACTGGTAAAGGGGCCGATTACGTAGCCGAAAAAGCTGAATCGACCACTGGCTGGCTGTTTCCTGTTGGTGATGAAGTAAATGATCTGGGCTATAATCACATGTTTACCGACATGTTTAAAGCGCAGGAAGAAGGTCGTGAACCCGCCGAAACCTTCTACGATGGCTACGTGGTCAATGCAGTGCTGGATGCTGCCTATAAATCAGCCGAAACAAAGCAGTGGGAAAAAGTCATGCTGCCGGTCTGGCGCGGCCAGGAAGGGCTAACACCGCAGACGACACTGGTCGATTACGACGAGCAACACTACCTGATTAAAGAAGAAGTAACCCACGACGGTCGCCATAAAGTCATTCTGAAAGACAAGCAGACTGGTAAGATCAGCGAACGTGATCTGGTGTAGTGAAATAACTAGTTCAGTAATGATCATCGACGATAGTTCATAGACCTAAACCTGTTGATTGCATGAAACCGCTGTATGCAGAGCTATTTCTGGGTGTTGGCCTGGTGATGGCGATAGAAAATGTGAAGGGTCAGTGTATCGTGTCCCAGAATTCGCAGGGGCAGCTAGTTACCACATGCACAGTAACGGAGTCGCGCGGTACAACGGTTGTTCAGAAGCTATACCTGGGTAGTGAGTTCCTGAATTTCCCTATTTGGCAATTTGGGTCTGTCGATATCGACGGAAACAGCAAAGGACAGCCTTGTGAAATTGCCTTTAATGTGAGCAGAGACGAGGTTTCATACCGGCTTTCATCCGATACAACGCGAATCATAACAGGGCATCCCGTAGCTTTTACAATCAATGGGGCGAAGTTCAGCAGTCAACCGTATAATGTTTTAGGGATAAAGCAGCGGATCTATTTTATGCACCTGTATGAAGGAAAGGTGAAATTGCTCCGGCATACAAAATGTACATTGAAACAGTCGGCGGATACGAATAACGGCTATAATATTGCCAAGCAGGATAGCTATGTCGGTTATTACGAGATGATCGACGAATATTATATTCAGCAGAAATACAAACCTCTTCAGAAGGTCTCCCTGACCAAAAAATCACTGCTTCGTTCATTGGGCGATAACGCAAAGGAGCTGGAAGCACGCATACCCAAGGGCCAGCTGACCGTTAATCAGGTAGTTAATTTGCTGGCTCATTATGACGGATTATCGACACAGTAAGTATCAATTACGTAAAGGAAGTATGTCGAAATTCCGGATAATATCCTGTAGGTTTATTGGGTTGGCTTGATTTCCGGAATTCCTGCCAGTCGTTTACCCGTAAACCAAGTACGCCTTTGGCTTCGAGCCGTGCCACGGTTTGTTAATCGTCATCAAGAACCGTGGCACGGCTCGAAGCCAAAGCCCTACCAAGATAAAACCCAATCATTGGTACAAAAATGGGTAAGACCAAATCCTTAAACCAATAAATTTCTGAAAGGCCGAGAAACTGGTACACGGTTTTCATAGAAGCAAATTATATAGGATCTATCGACTGACAAATAGAAATTAGGCTATATATTGGACGCATAATATATTCATTTGCAAAAAAATACTTGCTGTGGATGGCTTACAGAATTTTACTGTGAAACGGAATGTGGCTAGAGTCTAAAAAAATCGTTGTTATCGGAGGTACGACCGGTATGGGCCTGTCGGCTGCGCTAGCGTTCGTACGGGAAGGTGCACAGGTTGTTGTGGTTGGACGAAACCCCGAAAGCTGTACAATAGCGGAACAGCAACTCGATGGTAATGGACTAGCTATGTCCGGCGATGCTTCAGACCCGCAAACGGCCCCTAAAGCCATTGCGCTTTGTCAACAGATTTTCGGCGGATTCGATGGACTATATCATGTGGCAGGTGGTAGTGGTCGCCGTTTCGGTGATGGGCCTCTTCATGAACTCACCCTGGATGGCTGGCATTATACGGTCAATCTTAATCTAACATCCCTGATGCTGTCGAATCAGGCCGCCGTTCGTGCGTTCAGAGCACAGGGAGAGGGGGGCACTATCCTGAACATGGGGTCAGTGCTGGGGTCGCGACCATCACCAGCTTACTTCGCTACGCATGCCTATGCCGCTATGAAGTCAGGCGTAATTGGCTTTACCAAATCGGTGGCTGCTTATTATGCCAACGACAACATTCGCGTCAATGTGATTGCCCCGGCCCTGGTCGAGACGCCAATGGCCCAGCGTGCCACCAAAGATGAAACGATCATGGCCTTTACCCGAACCAAACAGCCGCTCGATGGTGGCCGGATCGGACTACCTCATGACCT
This window harbors:
- a CDS encoding chitobiase/beta-hexosaminidase C-terminal domain-containing protein, yielding MTRAKPRSGTFGKTLNVVLLPDARGGDIHYTLDGTDPTLGSRAYTEPSLLDRTLTLKAQTFNNGSPVGFSMQEEYILDKNKSVPSWLKTLLAPEVKSVL
- the pnuC gene encoding nicotinamide riboside transporter PnuC, giving the protein MADFFDINTIFFTLWGYSMSYLEFFGAVSGAVAVWLSARANIWSWPIGAVSVFLFFFLFYQVQLYPDMFLQVFFFITNLQGWWRWTHPKQNEADTKQELRISRMPARQFLIWTLAGIIATALLGTFASNLHEWFPVLFSKPSAFPYLDSFTTVMSIVATFLMIEKRVECWYVWLGVDAILTYMYFVKGVKFVGVEYFAFCFIAAVGAWHWTREYHGYKTFA
- a CDS encoding Gfo/Idh/MocA family protein; this encodes MQRIAMLGGGFIGRFYAESIHGQRSRDKVVAIYARREETAKKFADDYGCDFASTNMEEVIAHPDVDMVCIALPNNIHETAVNLCAKHKKSVVCTKPLGRNAEEALRMMQTAEEAGIFAGYLEDLCYTPKFLKAIDSVKNGALGRILWAKSRETHPGPHSDWFWDKEQAGGGCMLDLGCHCVEIARNFIGKDVKPVEVMCWAATQVKPIDAEDHAIALVKYENGAIGQFEVSWTFRGGMDLRDEVMGTEGTIWINNFLRTGFEMFTTGKGADYVAEKAESTTGWLFPVGDEVNDLGYNHMFTDMFKAQEEGREPAETFYDGYVVNAVLDAAYKSAETKQWEKVMLPVWRGQEGLTPQTTLVDYDEQHYLIKEEVTHDGRHKVILKDKQTGKISERDLV
- a CDS encoding SDR family NAD(P)-dependent oxidoreductase, with the translated sequence MWLESKKIVVIGGTTGMGLSAALAFVREGAQVVVVGRNPESCTIAEQQLDGNGLAMSGDASDPQTAPKAIALCQQIFGGFDGLYHVAGGSGRRFGDGPLHELTLDGWHYTVNLNLTSLMLSNQAAVRAFRAQGEGGTILNMGSVLGSRPSPAYFATHAYAAMKSGVIGFTKSVAAYYANDNIRVNVIAPALVETPMAQRATKDETIMAFTRTKQPLDGGRIGLPHDLDGGAVYFMSDYSAFATGQVLTIDGGWSVSDGQL